In Paenibacillus kyungheensis, the following are encoded in one genomic region:
- a CDS encoding sensor histidine kinase, whose protein sequence is MIGTYIIVILLPTTAVSLYFYNQVNETYIEDTRLKSIDALQNEKQVLLTQIETMERAAQLALSDKEVIQYLAGNESAPTSELIEFNNSFYTNLAQIEINNPTILHLRLYSASEYTYEIWPIFFQEKRVQDQPWYKLARMLGDLEGWYVQQQDLSRPSDRTRVPELDPPKISLLREIQLPKGHHAGIVQVDMLLSNFAPRTYGTLQEDESQMLLLDAGGGYIPSSPQDKKYTAPLQQWLKENQVQAKNPSYQVEHQSVDNYTTDENMSSIRYTDQGNAYLATSTRIDRLGAQLVHIVSLEKVLQDTKRARNGIVLLNIGFILLVSLITYLANTIILKNLRRLTAAMKKVRRGELHHGVKVDGGGEIGELAYHFNRMTLTINELIAQAVSKQALMKEAELRTLYSQIDAHFLYNTLENIKMLAEIEDQRHISDALTSLGGMMRYNFKWSGEYVKLSEEIRHIHNYIDVMNIRFEEPVQLHIDIPALLLELEILKMSLQPLVENAFKHAWNEDEYIERCLIIQVVAEPDRVITVTVQDNGSGMSQAQLEALQQWIHMPDEPHHSHMSNSYPAHASEEQQSRKGGIGLRNVQRRLALFYGEDYGLHITSTLGEGTIVTLRFPKVLLTGGE, encoded by the coding sequence TTGATCGGCACCTATATTATTGTGATTTTGTTACCGACTACAGCAGTGTCATTATATTTTTATAATCAGGTCAATGAAACATATATTGAAGATACACGGCTTAAAAGTATAGATGCGTTGCAAAATGAAAAACAGGTTTTGTTAACACAGATTGAAACGATGGAACGTGCAGCCCAGCTAGCTTTATCAGACAAAGAAGTGATTCAATATCTTGCTGGCAATGAAAGTGCGCCTACGTCAGAGTTGATAGAGTTTAACAACAGTTTTTATACCAATCTGGCACAAATTGAGATTAATAACCCGACTATTTTACATCTTCGTTTATATAGTGCTAGTGAATATACGTATGAGATTTGGCCGATTTTTTTTCAGGAAAAGCGAGTACAGGATCAGCCGTGGTACAAGCTTGCGCGTATGTTAGGTGATCTTGAAGGATGGTATGTGCAACAGCAAGATTTATCACGACCTTCTGACCGTACCAGAGTGCCTGAACTTGATCCACCGAAAATATCATTGTTACGCGAAATTCAGTTACCGAAAGGACATCATGCCGGTATTGTACAGGTCGATATGTTGTTATCCAATTTTGCTCCACGTACGTATGGAACTTTACAGGAAGATGAATCGCAAATGTTGCTGTTAGATGCAGGCGGTGGATATATCCCTTCTTCTCCTCAGGATAAGAAGTATACTGCTCCTTTACAACAATGGTTGAAAGAGAATCAAGTACAAGCCAAGAACCCATCATATCAAGTAGAACACCAGTCGGTAGACAACTACACAACAGACGAAAACATGTCTTCAATTCGGTATACGGATCAAGGCAATGCTTATTTAGCGACATCTACCCGGATCGATCGATTAGGGGCGCAGTTGGTTCATATCGTTTCATTAGAAAAAGTACTACAAGATACGAAGCGTGCTCGTAATGGTATTGTGCTATTGAATATCGGATTTATTTTGTTGGTATCTCTTATTACGTATCTTGCGAATACGATTATTCTCAAAAATCTACGCCGATTAACAGCCGCTATGAAAAAAGTACGTCGTGGTGAACTTCATCATGGGGTCAAAGTGGATGGTGGAGGAGAGATTGGAGAACTGGCGTATCATTTTAATCGGATGACACTCACGATTAATGAATTAATAGCACAAGCTGTCAGCAAGCAAGCTTTGATGAAAGAAGCTGAACTGCGTACGTTATATAGCCAGATTGATGCTCATTTTCTCTATAATACGCTTGAAAATATCAAAATGTTAGCCGAGATCGAAGATCAGCGCCACATCTCGGATGCGTTAACTTCACTTGGTGGAATGATGCGTTATAACTTCAAATGGTCGGGTGAATATGTGAAATTGAGCGAAGAAATACGTCATATTCATAATTATATCGATGTTATGAATATCCGTTTTGAAGAGCCGGTTCAACTTCATATTGATATTCCAGCGTTATTGCTAGAGCTAGAAATCCTAAAAATGTCTTTACAACCTTTAGTTGAAAATGCATTTAAACACGCTTGGAATGAAGATGAATATATAGAACGATGCTTAATAATTCAGGTTGTTGCTGAACCGGATCGAGTGATTACGGTAACGGTTCAAGACAACGGTAGTGGAATGAGTCAGGCGCAATTAGAAGCGTTACAACAATGGATTCATATGCCAGATGAACCTCATCATTCGCATATGAGCAATAGCTATCCTGCACATGCGTCTGAAGAACAGCAGTCACGTAAAGGTGGAATAGGTCTGCGCAATGTACAGAGACGACTTGCTTTATTTTATGGAGAAGATTACGGGCTACATATTACCAGTACTTTGGGAGAAGGAACGATTGTAACTTTACGATTTCCGAAAGTACTGCTGACAGGAGGAGAATG